The following coding sequences lie in one Peptostreptococcaceae bacterium genomic window:
- a CDS encoding DUF1836 domain-containing protein → MNSKIESFLKTPGIPSETIPEIELYMDQILGFLEERLGVFERGKGDKAMTKTMINNYVKARVIKRPHKKKYGKERIERIIMLYHLKNVLSLKDIEKLFGMLEGSIEDGYELFRASEEKTIERLLKRYEKAWDEMPEGEKIAEIIELAIEADLKKRLAEKLMDDLTVEK, encoded by the coding sequence TTGAATTCAAAGATTGAAAGCTTTCTGAAAACGCCCGGCATTCCGTCGGAGACCATACCGGAAATCGAGCTTTACATGGATCAGATATTGGGGTTTCTTGAGGAAAGGCTTGGGGTCTTCGAGAGGGGAAAAGGCGACAAGGCCATGACTAAGACCATGATAAACAATTATGTGAAGGCGAGGGTTATCAAACGCCCCCACAAGAAGAAGTACGGCAAGGAGCGGATTGAAAGAATAATTATGCTATATCACCTAAAGAATGTCCTTTCCTTAAAGGATATAGAGAAGCTGTTTGGGATGCTTGAGGGTTCCATCGAAGACGGATATGAGTTATTTAGGGCATCGGAAGAAAAAACGATTGAAAGGCTTCTGAAGCGCTACGAAAAGGCGTGGGACGAAATGCCTGAAGGTGAAAAAATTGCAGAAATCATTGAATTGGCCATTGAAGCTGATTTAAAGAAGCGTTTGGCGGAAAAGCTAATGGATGATCTTACGGTTGAAAAATAA
- a CDS encoding hemolysin III family protein: protein MFGKIREPVNTITHFCGAILSVAGLIWMLFKVLRHPAPAYLVSVVVFGLSLILLYGASSCYHWVKASPSTIRVLRKIDHSMIYILIAGTYTPVCLLGLPQPLGFWLLSGIWSLAVLGIVLKFIWLGAPRFIYTAFYLFLGWLSVFFIVPIYKTIPIHGFLLFLIGGLLYTSGAVIYAFKPSRFRVSIFGFHEIFHLFILGGSLSHFVMVSRYLLPSL, encoded by the coding sequence ATGTTTGGTAAAATACGCGAACCGGTCAACACAATTACGCACTTTTGCGGAGCCATTCTGTCCGTAGCCGGACTCATCTGGATGCTTTTTAAAGTGCTTAGACATCCTGCTCCGGCCTATCTGGTTTCTGTTGTCGTGTTCGGCCTAAGCCTCATTCTACTTTACGGCGCTTCCTCTTGCTATCACTGGGTTAAAGCCTCGCCCTCAACAATAAGAGTTCTTAGAAAAATCGATCATTCTATGATCTACATTCTGATTGCGGGAACATACACGCCTGTTTGCCTTCTTGGGCTTCCACAGCCATTAGGATTTTGGCTTCTTTCAGGAATATGGTCGCTTGCCGTTCTTGGCATAGTCCTCAAATTCATTTGGCTAGGTGCTCCCAGGTTCATCTATACCGCTTTCTATTTGTTTTTGGGATGGCTTTCAGTCTTTTTCATAGTCCCAATATACAAGACCATTCCTATTCATGGATTTCTACTGTTTCTGATTGGGGGCCTTTTATATACTTCAGGGGCTGTCATATATGCCTTCAAGCCTTCAAGATTTAGGGTTTCAATTTTCGGTTTTCATGAAATTTTCCACCTTTTTATACTTGGGGGAAGCCTTTCGCATTTTGTAATGGTCAGCAGGTACCTTCTTCCAAGCCTGTAA
- the ilvB gene encoding biosynthetic-type acetolactate synthase large subunit: MTGAQIILECLKRQGVDTIFGYPGGAVIPLYDALYKNKEHFKHVLTCHEQAAAHGADGYARATGRVGVCFATSGPGATNIVTAIATAYMDSIPVVYVTGQVPSSLLGKDSFQEVDITAVTQPITKHNFIVRSVDSLQNIMEKAFRIAGEGRKGPVLVDVPKDIFLAEAEFVEKKSKEEKENSPTMQGNLVKAAEWIRDAKRPVIYAGGGVVQAGASGHLKRFAEKTGIPVVNTLMGLGGFPRNHRLSLGMVGMHGLYKANMSISKADLIIAVGGRFSDRVIGSPDSFAPKARVIHIDIDFSEIGKNVETAHWILGDMKGILDILTEFAAESSHLDWIDSLPNGDCLKDESDFHPRQILEYLNRRLEKDTVVATEVGQHQMWTAQYWEFEKPRTFLTSGGLGTMGYGMGAAMGAAFGKSGERVLLVSGDGSFRMNCNELITVAKYNLPILILLMDNESLGMVRQWQKKFCDSRFSATELSREVDYVGIAKSFGIDGAIASDMKSLGSALDMALGTMSPYLIDCRISKEIGVFPFVPPGKPLDEMILQ; this comes from the coding sequence ATGACAGGTGCGCAAATAATCTTGGAGTGCTTGAAAAGGCAGGGCGTGGATACCATATTCGGATATCCCGGTGGAGCCGTAATACCGCTCTACGATGCCTTATATAAGAACAAAGAACATTTCAAACATGTGCTTACCTGTCATGAGCAGGCCGCTGCGCACGGAGCCGATGGCTATGCCAGAGCGACCGGAAGAGTAGGAGTATGCTTCGCCACCTCGGGGCCCGGGGCTACGAATATAGTGACAGCTATTGCAACAGCCTATATGGACTCAATACCGGTAGTATATGTCACAGGGCAGGTGCCGAGCAGTTTGCTTGGAAAAGATTCTTTCCAGGAAGTGGACATAACGGCTGTGACACAGCCGATAACAAAACACAACTTCATAGTGAGGTCGGTTGATTCATTGCAAAACATAATGGAGAAGGCCTTTCGGATTGCAGGAGAGGGCAGAAAGGGACCGGTTCTTGTAGATGTGCCAAAGGATATTTTTCTTGCCGAAGCTGAATTTGTGGAGAAAAAAAGTAAAGAGGAGAAAGAGAATTCTCCTACCATGCAGGGAAACCTAGTAAAAGCAGCCGAATGGATTCGCGATGCAAAGCGTCCCGTCATCTACGCTGGTGGAGGAGTTGTACAGGCAGGGGCGTCAGGGCATCTTAAACGGTTTGCCGAGAAAACGGGAATTCCGGTAGTCAATACACTGATGGGTTTGGGCGGTTTTCCAAGGAATCACAGGCTTTCTCTTGGAATGGTGGGAATGCATGGACTATATAAGGCTAATATGTCAATCTCAAAAGCAGATCTCATAATAGCGGTTGGAGGACGATTCAGCGACAGGGTAATAGGTTCACCTGACTCTTTTGCACCCAAAGCTCGCGTAATACACATAGACATAGACTTTTCAGAGATAGGGAAGAATGTGGAAACAGCCCATTGGATTCTTGGAGATATGAAGGGGATACTTGATATACTCACCGAGTTTGCTGCTGAATCTAGCCATCTCGACTGGATAGACAGCCTGCCTAATGGGGACTGCCTTAAAGATGAATCGGACTTTCATCCAAGGCAAATATTGGAATACTTAAACCGTCGTCTTGAAAAAGACACGGTTGTTGCTACAGAGGTAGGACAGCATCAGATGTGGACGGCGCAGTATTGGGAATTCGAAAAGCCTAGAACCTTTCTGACATCGGGAGGACTGGGGACCATGGGCTATGGAATGGGAGCCGCTATGGGAGCCGCCTTCGGAAAAAGTGGGGAGCGTGTTCTTCTTGTATCTGGAGACGGAAGTTTCAGAATGAATTGCAATGAGCTGATCACCGTGGCGAAATACAACCTACCTATACTTATACTTCTTATGGACAATGAATCCTTGGGAATGGTTAGGCAGTGGCAGAAAAAGTTTTGCGACAGCCGATTTTCGGCAACGGAACTTAGCCGGGAAGTTGACTATGTCGGGATTGCCAAGAGCTTCGGAATTGATGGCGCAATTGCTTCAGATATGAAAAGCCTTGGCAGCGCGCTTGACATGGCTCTTGGAACAATGAGTCCATATCTAATTGATTGCAGAATCTCAAAGGAAATAGGCGTTTTCCCGTTTGTTCCTCCGGGCAAGCCTCTTGATGAAATGATTTTGCAGTAG
- a CDS encoding LysE family transporter has protein sequence MTLQLSVGPVFFALLHKSIKEGFIEGFKMTLGVALVDAAYIALSFTAVSGILAARGNLAWTLRVAGALVLCYFGLGYFRRAGKQSAKTADLGKGKSFYYGLKLTMINPLSIVFWTGTFGAVVASGMVPGGNGILLYAGGCVSATLLFLTGASFLGSRVQGFLTPRIMKNLDRVVGVCLFLFAANLLFR, from the coding sequence ATGACTCTGCAGCTTTCCGTCGGACCTGTTTTTTTTGCATTGCTTCACAAATCCATAAAAGAGGGCTTCATTGAGGGCTTCAAGATGACCCTTGGAGTGGCACTTGTTGATGCCGCATATATTGCATTGTCGTTTACAGCGGTCTCGGGAATTTTGGCGGCAAGAGGCAATCTTGCATGGACTCTGCGCGTGGCCGGGGCGCTTGTGCTCTGCTATTTCGGGCTTGGCTATTTTAGGCGGGCAGGAAAGCAAAGCGCAAAGACGGCGGATTTGGGAAAGGGAAAGAGCTTCTATTACGGATTGAAACTCACCATGATAAATCCGCTCAGCATAGTGTTTTGGACTGGAACATTTGGAGCGGTTGTTGCTTCGGGAATGGTGCCCGGAGGCAACGGAATACTTCTTTATGCAGGCGGTTGCGTATCCGCTACGCTTTTGTTTTTAACTGGGGCATCTTTCCTTGGATCGAGAGTTCAGGGTTTTCTGACTCCGAGGATCATGAAAAATCTCGACCGCGTGGTCGGTGTTTGTCTTTTTCTATTCGCTGCAAACCTGCTGTTCAGGTAA
- a CDS encoding MarR family transcriptional regulator: MQNPNISLGKYISIIYRHGKMHINEKIKQYGLSEGQAVYLMALYHHDGIRQEDLCRSINIDKGTTAKALKKLESSGYVSKQIDSLDKRAYRIYLTDKALSLKDDIKSIYMGWTDILANEMSAQQRESAIELLKIMSEKAANNTFEIHRNKEQENTQ; the protein is encoded by the coding sequence ATGCAAAATCCTAACATATCTTTGGGAAAATATATTTCTATCATTTATAGACATGGCAAAATGCATATCAATGAAAAAATAAAGCAGTATGGACTCAGCGAGGGCCAGGCCGTCTATTTAATGGCTCTCTACCATCATGACGGAATACGGCAGGAGGACCTATGCAGGAGTATCAACATAGACAAGGGCACCACTGCCAAGGCTCTCAAGAAGCTTGAGTCTTCGGGCTATGTTTCCAAGCAAATAGACTCTTTAGACAAGCGCGCATACAGGATATACCTGACCGACAAGGCTCTTTCACTAAAGGACGATATAAAATCCATATATATGGGATGGACGGATATTTTAGCAAATGAGATGTCGGCACAGCAAAGGGAATCCGCCATTGAGTTGCTCAAAATCATGAGCGAAAAAGCCGCAAACAACACATTTGAAATTCATCGAAACAAAGAACAGGAGAACACACAATGA
- the ilvC gene encoding ketol-acid reductoisomerase yields the protein MAKMYYEKDANLELLKKKKVAVLGYGSQGHAHALNLKESGASVVVGLYNGSKSWEKAEKDGFKVLTAEDAVAESDLVVMLVPDEKQKVLYETAVKPNLNPGDVLVFAHGFNIHFGQIVADESVDVFMVAPKGPGHLVRRVYEDGKGVPALFAVHQDPSGKTRDLALAYAKGIGATRAGVIETTFEEETETDLFGEQCVLCGGITELIKAGFDTLTEAGYQKEIAYFECLHEMKLIVDLLYEGGFENMRYSISDTAEYGDYTASSRIVTQETRNEMKKMLGEIQTGVFARNWILENVAGRPYFNARKRQELEHPMVETGKELRGMMSWIQK from the coding sequence ATGGCGAAAATGTATTATGAAAAGGATGCAAACCTGGAGTTGTTGAAAAAGAAGAAAGTGGCTGTTTTGGGATATGGGAGCCAAGGGCATGCCCATGCACTCAACCTAAAGGAATCGGGAGCCAGTGTTGTAGTAGGGCTTTATAATGGAAGCAAATCTTGGGAAAAGGCTGAAAAGGACGGTTTCAAGGTTCTTACTGCCGAAGATGCTGTAGCCGAAAGCGATTTGGTTGTTATGCTTGTACCCGATGAAAAGCAGAAGGTTCTCTATGAAACGGCTGTAAAACCGAACCTAAATCCGGGAGATGTACTCGTTTTCGCCCATGGCTTTAATATTCATTTTGGTCAGATTGTTGCAGACGAAAGTGTTGATGTGTTCATGGTGGCGCCAAAGGGTCCCGGACATCTCGTAAGGCGTGTATATGAAGACGGAAAGGGAGTTCCTGCACTTTTTGCGGTTCATCAAGATCCTTCAGGTAAGACAAGGGACTTGGCTCTGGCCTACGCAAAAGGAATTGGAGCAACACGTGCCGGAGTAATCGAGACTACCTTTGAGGAAGAAACTGAAACGGACCTTTTCGGTGAGCAGTGCGTTCTTTGCGGAGGAATAACAGAACTAATAAAGGCTGGATTTGACACATTGACAGAGGCCGGCTATCAAAAGGAGATTGCATATTTTGAGTGTCTACATGAAATGAAATTAATCGTTGACCTACTTTACGAGGGCGGTTTCGAGAACATGCGATACAGCATCAGCGATACAGCCGAATACGGTGATTACACTGCCTCAAGTCGCATTGTGACCCAGGAAACGAGAAACGAAATGAAGAAGATGCTTGGAGAAATCCAGACGGGCGTATTCGCAAGAAACTGGATCCTTGAGAATGTTGCAGGAAGACCGTACTTCAATGCAAGGAAGAGACAGGAGCTTGAGCATCCAATGGTTGAGACTGGCAAGGAACTCAGAGGCATGATGTCCTGGATCCAAAAGTAG
- a CDS encoding MATE family efflux transporter: MNERSIQLGNEKISKLLLRMSLPATIGMIVNALYNVVDTIFIGRGVGTLAIGGLSIAFPIQMIIMAFAQMVGIGAASAISRSLGAGEIEKADHVAGNSFGAILLISSIVMAVGLFFTDPLLRLFGATDAILPYARDYIRIILMGSVFFSFTVSANNLVRAEGSAKVSMIAMLIGTGLNIILDPIFIFTLDMGIRGAALATIISQFCSFIYITRYLYSDQSILKVRWHHLKPDFKILKEIVTVGLASFARQVAGSFVAILVNHSLAFYGGNLAISIFGVIRRVTMFLFMPLFGVVQGLQPIVGFNYGAKKYGRVKEAVKLAILTTTIFASVSVLMGEIFPYAIFNIFSTDAELISQGAPALRLVILMIPVIGVQIVGAALFQSLGKALPSLVLSLLRQVLLLIPLLLFLPRIGSLGLTGIWISYPIADLFSTILTGTLIFGELKKMKDCEEALPESSCV; the protein is encoded by the coding sequence ATGAACGAACGAAGCATACAACTCGGAAACGAAAAAATCAGCAAATTGCTATTGCGCATGTCGCTTCCGGCAACCATTGGGATGATAGTCAACGCACTCTACAATGTGGTGGATACCATATTCATAGGGCGCGGCGTTGGAACGCTTGCCATAGGCGGCCTATCCATCGCTTTCCCGATACAAATGATAATAATGGCATTCGCACAAATGGTGGGAATAGGAGCTGCATCTGCTATATCAAGGAGCTTGGGAGCCGGGGAAATTGAAAAGGCGGATCATGTTGCCGGGAATTCCTTCGGTGCTATTTTGCTTATAAGCTCGATTGTTATGGCCGTCGGTCTTTTTTTCACCGATCCACTACTTAGACTATTCGGCGCGACAGACGCAATACTTCCTTATGCAAGGGACTACATCAGAATCATCCTGATGGGCAGCGTCTTCTTTTCCTTTACTGTTTCAGCTAACAATTTGGTGCGAGCCGAAGGAAGTGCCAAGGTATCAATGATTGCTATGCTAATAGGTACAGGCTTAAACATAATACTTGACCCTATATTCATTTTCACATTGGATATGGGTATACGCGGAGCGGCGCTCGCAACAATAATTTCGCAATTCTGTTCTTTCATATACATCACTCGATACCTATACAGCGACCAAAGCATTCTCAAGGTGCGCTGGCATCATCTCAAACCTGATTTTAAGATTTTAAAGGAAATAGTCACTGTTGGATTGGCTTCCTTCGCAAGACAGGTTGCCGGAAGTTTCGTTGCTATTCTTGTCAACCATTCTTTGGCTTTCTATGGCGGAAACTTGGCCATATCAATTTTCGGAGTCATCAGGCGTGTAACTATGTTCCTTTTCATGCCTCTCTTCGGTGTAGTTCAAGGACTTCAACCTATAGTCGGTTTTAATTACGGAGCCAAAAAATACGGACGGGTTAAGGAAGCCGTCAAGCTGGCGATTTTGACAACAACTATTTTCGCAAGCGTAAGCGTATTGATGGGAGAAATCTTTCCCTATGCAATATTTAATATCTTTAGCACAGATGCAGAATTGATTTCTCAGGGAGCCCCGGCTCTCCGATTGGTAATACTTATGATTCCCGTTATCGGAGTTCAAATAGTGGGAGCAGCTCTTTTCCAATCCCTTGGCAAAGCTCTACCTTCACTAGTCTTGTCCCTTCTACGGCAAGTATTGCTTTTGATTCCGCTGCTTCTATTTCTTCCCAGAATCGGAAGCCTTGGGCTGACAGGCATTTGGATATCATATCCCATTGCCGATTTGTTCTCTACAATTCTGACCGGAACACTCATATTCGGAGAACTGAAGAAAATGAAAGACTGCGAAGAAGCTCTGCCTGAAAGCTCTTGTGTCTAA
- a CDS encoding copper amine oxidase N-terminal domain-containing protein: MKKSGIAIVFAAMLVFSFLSVAFAQQEEIEDLPEYLDLVFSEPIEYNFFINNEKTDYSMGKPYLSRDMVVMIPVRVAVEKMGYKVVWNEKIRTIIIYNDDSMYILKINRNRYYSRHNSSAVLSKEPVIKDSRTYVPLEFFTTLMKVDVKIDSGGNLLIQYR, from the coding sequence GTGAAAAAATCGGGAATCGCAATAGTTTTTGCAGCAATGCTTGTTTTTTCATTCTTGAGCGTGGCATTTGCACAGCAGGAGGAAATTGAAGATTTGCCGGAGTATCTTGATTTAGTTTTCAGCGAGCCGATAGAATACAATTTTTTCATAAACAACGAAAAAACAGACTACTCAATGGGTAAGCCCTATCTAAGCAGAGACATGGTGGTTATGATACCGGTTAGGGTTGCCGTAGAAAAAATGGGTTATAAGGTTGTATGGAACGAAAAGATAAGGACTATAATAATATACAACGACGATTCAATGTATATATTGAAGATAAATAGAAATAGGTACTACAGCCGTCACAACTCATCCGCTGTACTGTCTAAGGAACCCGTAATAAAGGATTCAAGGACCTATGTTCCGCTTGAGTTTTTTACAACCCTAATGAAGGTCGATGTCAAAATCGATTCCGGAGGCAATTTATTGATACAATACCGATGA
- a CDS encoding alanine/ornithine racemase family PLP-dependent enzyme, whose product MYPVLEINLKKIKNNAETIKKICCDRGIEVAGVVKGAEALLPVAAAFLEGGISCLADSRMNHILSMRRGGLDAEILLLRIPMISEADNLVCNVHMSLNSEIAVLKEIEEACERNDKSHSVILMADLGDLREGYFDEEELLEAASFVENNLKRVRLKGIGTNLGCYGSIAPTRENLDRLVKLAERIEERIGRRLEIISGGATSSLKLLVKGEMPERINHLRIGEAILTARDMEEYFDCKIEGLERDAFVLKAEVVEVKTKPTHPVGDMLVNAFGEKPVFEDKGRRKRALIAVGRGDFGQPDKLIPKLEGAFVLGASSDHLILDIEDCTVGIKVGDILDFGMYYGPMLFLCGSDSVLKVFI is encoded by the coding sequence ATGTATCCTGTACTTGAAATAAATCTTAAAAAGATAAAAAACAATGCCGAAACAATCAAGAAAATTTGTTGTGATAGAGGAATTGAAGTTGCTGGAGTGGTAAAGGGGGCGGAAGCGCTCTTGCCTGTTGCGGCGGCATTCTTGGAAGGGGGCATTTCATGCCTTGCAGATTCGAGAATGAACCACATATTAAGCATGAGAAGAGGGGGCCTGGATGCGGAAATTCTTCTCCTTCGAATTCCGATGATATCTGAAGCAGACAATCTTGTTTGCAATGTTCATATGAGCCTTAATTCGGAAATTGCGGTACTGAAGGAAATTGAAGAGGCCTGCGAGCGTAACGATAAAAGCCATAGCGTCATTCTTATGGCAGATCTTGGGGATCTGAGAGAAGGATATTTCGATGAAGAGGAGCTTCTGGAGGCAGCCTCTTTTGTTGAAAACAATTTAAAGCGAGTTCGCCTTAAGGGAATAGGTACAAACCTCGGTTGCTATGGATCCATAGCCCCAACTCGTGAGAATCTGGACAGGCTTGTTAAGCTTGCTGAAAGAATCGAGGAGAGGATAGGCAGACGCCTTGAAATTATATCGGGAGGAGCAACATCATCCCTTAAGCTTCTTGTAAAAGGCGAAATGCCCGAAAGGATCAACCATCTCAGGATAGGGGAGGCCATTCTTACGGCAAGAGACATGGAGGAATACTTTGATTGCAAAATAGAAGGTCTGGAGAGGGATGCATTCGTGCTAAAGGCCGAGGTGGTTGAGGTCAAAACGAAACCTACCCATCCCGTTGGGGATATGTTGGTAAATGCCTTCGGAGAAAAGCCTGTTTTCGAGGACAAGGGAAGAAGAAAGAGGGCGCTTATTGCTGTGGGCAGAGGAGACTTCGGGCAGCCCGACAAGCTGATTCCAAAACTTGAGGGGGCATTCGTTTTGGGGGCAAGCAGCGATCATCTGATATTGGATATTGAGGATTGCACGGTAGGTATAAAAGTCGGAGACATTCTGGATTTTGGAATGTACTATGGCCCCATGCTCTTTCTTTGTGGTTCTGATTCGGTTTTAAAAGTTTTTATTTAA
- a CDS encoding ACT domain-containing protein has protein sequence MKTVITVIGKDKTGIIANVSKTLWENDVNILDISQTIMQDYFAMIMMADISSMKISFGELKEKLELVGETIEMDIRVQNEKIFNAMHQI, from the coding sequence ATGAAGACAGTAATAACGGTTATCGGAAAAGATAAAACAGGAATAATAGCAAATGTTTCAAAAACACTGTGGGAGAACGATGTCAACATATTGGACATAAGTCAAACGATAATGCAGGACTATTTTGCAATGATTATGATGGCGGACATATCCTCAATGAAAATCTCTTTCGGCGAATTGAAGGAAAAGCTAGAGCTGGTGGGGGAAACCATTGAGATGGACATACGCGTGCAGAATGAAAAAATATTTAATGCCATGCATCAAATATAG
- a CDS encoding ATP-dependent Clp protease ATP-binding subunit, with protein sequence MQKCAVCKKNLAVIYTTKIVDGKSELYGLCLDCAKKMGLPVIDQLMKQTGMSPKEIENLSNQMNTMFQNMDMDDLESNEMFMKMMSMGTDALNFGDQESLGDGIEENKSIGSADEKKDSQSDKKQKKRAKDTKNLDTYGTNLTNEAKKGKIDRIIGRNPEMDRVVQILNRRNKNNPVLIGESGVGKTAIAEGLAVRINEKQVPAKLFGTEIYLLDMTAIVAGTQFRGQFESRMKAIIKEAEELGNVVLVIDELHNIMGAGEVHGGVMNAANILKPSLARGGIQIIGATTLDEYRRHIEKDAALERRFQPVLVEEPSIDDSVEILMGIKSYYEEYHKVKISEEIVRKAVNLSERYITDRFLPDKAIDVIDEAGSRANLKNKGIVELQFLNESLEKLHERMEDVATMENYEKAAELKAEECKLIEKIKDMEEKSSNVEITMDDIGYVIEAWTKVPVRSVTENEAEKLMKLEERLHKRVIGQNEAVESVSKAIRRNRLGFRKRKKPASFIFVGPTGVGKTELVRALSVELFGSEEALIRLDMSEYMEKHTVSKLIGAPPGYIGYDQGGQLTERVRRKPYSVILLDEIEKAHSDIFNMLLQILEDGRLTDSQGRTVNFENTVIIMTSNAGTGLKSAGIGFEKYGDNAEEEKIKDALEKIFRPEFLNRVDEIIVFSKLSEEQLKKILELMLLEVGEEIAEKGIKFEVSQSVRDFLIKKGYNDKYGARPLRRAVQKHIEDVLAESYLIGELDNKTVIEIDMKDGIPSIAN encoded by the coding sequence ATGCAGAAATGTGCAGTATGCAAAAAGAATCTAGCGGTAATATATACGACTAAGATAGTTGATGGAAAGTCCGAGCTTTATGGGCTTTGTTTGGATTGTGCCAAAAAAATGGGGTTGCCGGTAATTGACCAGTTGATGAAACAGACCGGCATGTCTCCAAAGGAAATTGAAAATCTTTCAAACCAGATGAATACAATGTTTCAGAATATGGATATGGACGATTTGGAAAGCAATGAAATGTTTATGAAAATGATGTCCATGGGGACAGACGCTTTAAATTTTGGAGATCAGGAAAGCCTTGGAGATGGAATTGAAGAAAATAAATCAATAGGGTCGGCTGATGAAAAAAAAGATTCGCAGTCGGATAAAAAACAGAAAAAGAGAGCAAAGGACACGAAGAATCTGGACACCTATGGCACCAATCTTACAAATGAAGCAAAGAAAGGGAAAATAGACCGTATTATTGGCCGCAATCCGGAAATGGACAGGGTAGTTCAGATATTGAATCGAAGAAACAAAAACAATCCGGTTCTGATTGGAGAATCAGGGGTAGGCAAAACTGCAATAGCTGAAGGTCTCGCCGTCAGGATTAACGAAAAACAAGTGCCGGCTAAGCTTTTTGGCACAGAGATATACCTTCTTGACATGACTGCCATAGTTGCGGGGACCCAGTTTAGGGGCCAATTTGAAAGCCGAATGAAGGCAATAATAAAGGAAGCGGAGGAACTCGGGAATGTAGTGCTTGTAATAGATGAACTCCACAACATTATGGGAGCCGGAGAGGTGCATGGAGGAGTAATGAACGCGGCAAACATCCTTAAACCATCACTAGCTCGGGGAGGAATACAGATTATTGGGGCAACCACCCTTGACGAATACAGGAGACACATCGAGAAAGACGCTGCACTTGAGAGAAGATTCCAGCCCGTTCTTGTAGAGGAGCCTTCTATTGACGATAGCGTTGAAATACTTATGGGAATCAAGTCCTATTACGAGGAATACCATAAGGTCAAGATATCCGAGGAGATTGTAAGAAAAGCGGTAAACCTTTCAGAAAGGTATATAACGGATAGATTTCTGCCTGACAAGGCAATAGATGTTATAGACGAGGCGGGCTCGAGGGCAAACCTTAAGAACAAGGGAATTGTCGAGCTGCAGTTTTTGAACGAATCGCTTGAAAAGCTGCACGAAAGAATGGAAGATGTTGCTACTATGGAGAATTATGAAAAAGCTGCGGAGCTCAAGGCGGAAGAATGCAAGCTTATTGAAAAGATAAAGGATATGGAAGAAAAGTCATCGAATGTTGAAATCACAATGGATGACATAGGATATGTGATAGAGGCATGGACAAAGGTGCCTGTAAGAAGTGTAACCGAGAATGAGGCGGAAAAACTGATGAAGCTTGAGGAGCGGCTTCACAAACGAGTAATAGGACAGAACGAGGCGGTCGAAAGTGTTTCAAAGGCCATTCGAAGAAACCGTTTGGGCTTCAGGAAAAGGAAAAAGCCGGCATCCTTCATTTTTGTGGGTCCTACGGGAGTTGGCAAGACGGAGCTTGTCAGAGCACTTTCAGTTGAACTCTTTGGGAGCGAGGAGGCGCTTATAAGGCTCGATATGAGTGAATACATGGAGAAACATACTGTTTCTAAGCTTATTGGAGCACCCCCTGGATATATAGGCTACGATCAAGGAGGGCAATTGACGGAAAGAGTCCGAAGGAAGCCGTATTCAGTGATTCTGCTGGACGAAATTGAAAAAGCCCATAGCGATATATTCAACATGCTTCTTCAAATACTCGAGGACGGAAGGCTTACAGATAGCCAGGGCAGGACAGTCAACTTTGAAAACACAGTCATAATAATGACATCGAATGCGGGAACCGGATTGAAATCTGCAGGTATAGGCTTCGAAAAATACGGAGACAACGCTGAGGAAGAGAAAATCAAGGATGCTTTGGAAAAAATATTCAGACCGGAGTTCTTGAATAGGGTTGATGAGATTATTGTTTTCTCAAAGCTTTCGGAAGAACAACTCAAAAAAATTCTTGAACTGATGCTTTTGGAGGTTGGAGAAGAAATAGCCGAAAAAGGAATCAAATTCGAAGTATCTCAGAGCGTCCGTGATTTTCTTATCAAAAAGGGATACAATGATAAATATGGAGCTAGGCCGCTAAGAAGGGCTGTTCAAAAGCATATAGAGGATGTTCTTGCGGAAAGCTATTTAATTGGAGAACTTGACAACAAAACCGTTATTGAAATAGACATGAAGGACGGCATTCCTTCAATTGCAAATTAA